The DNA window CAGTCATCTTTTAAACATCGGACTGGCGTGTGAAGTTACGGGTAACTACAATGCTTTTATGCACATTTTTAGAATCCGTGAATACTCTATGAAGCTCGCCGAACTGGTAACGGGTGGTCGAAAAACCTATGGGAATGTTGTCATGGGTGGACTTAGACGTGATATCACAGGCATTGAGATCAAAGAGAGTTTACGCATCTTACAAATCATCGAAACACAAGTCGAAGAAGTATGGGATGCCGTTATGGATGATCAACGTCAAATGAAACGATGGAAGGGTGTGGGTATTCTTGATAAACAAGTTGCTCGTGATTTCTCTGCTGTGGGTCCAAATATAAGAGGAAGTGGCATCAAGCGCGATACACGCTACGACCATCCGTACGACTTTTTTAAACAGATTGAATTTGATGTCTCGTTTGTAGAAGGCGGCGATGTTTTTGCTAGAGAGATGGTTCGCTATATGGAACTTAAAAGCTCGGTTTCTATTATCCGTCAATGCTTTGAACTCATGCCTCAAACGGCGATCATTGTCGATCCAAAATTCCACGTTAAACCTGAAGACTTCGCGTTAGCGTATGTAGAAGCGCCAAGGGGAGAGAATGTCCACTGGATTATGCAAGGTAGTGCTCAAAAAGTCTTTAGATGGAGATGCCGTGCTGCTACCTACAACAACTGGCCAAGCCTTCGTTTCCAATTCCGGGGTAACACCATTGCCGATGCCGCACTTATCGTTTGTAGCTTAGATCCTTGCTACTCGTGTACTGAGCGTATCACCGTTGTTGACATCAAGAGCAAAAAGAGTAAAATTTTAACAAACAAAGATTTAAAAGATTTTTCTAAAACACTCAAAAATAGTCCGATGAGGAGTCTCCGATGATGAAACTTCTTGATATTAGTAAAAAATACGGCGAAATTACCCATAAGTACCCGTTTGAGCCTTACAAAGTTGCAGCAAATTTTCGTGGAAAACCAGCTTACATATATGATCTTTGTATTGGTTGTGCCGCATGCGGTATAGCATGCCCTTCCAATGCAATTACGGTTGTCTTCAATGATGATAAAAGTAAACTCGTATGGGAATTTGATTGTGGACGTTGTATCTTTTGTGGTAGATGTGATGAAGTATGCCCTACGGGTGCCATTAAGTTAAGCGAAGAGTTTGAACTCGCTGTCAAATTTGACAAATCCGCCCTCATTCAAAGAGGCGAACTTGATGTTCAATATTGCACTGAGTGTAAAAAACCCTTTAGTGCAAAAAGACTGATTAAGTATAGTTTTGAGTGTTTAAGCAAGGCAAATGTAAGTGACAAAAGGCTTGAAGAGGCTAAAAATTATCTTTGTATGTGTCCTACATGTAAAAAAACTGCTACGGTAGCAACCTTTACCAGTGGCAAAGAGATGGTGATAGAATGAAAACATATGAAATGCCAACAGAAATCGAACTTGCCAATACTTTAGAGCAAAAACTTGAGCTTTTAAAGCATATAGGCAGAAGCTTTAGTGTTTTTCGTGTTGATTGTGGAAGTTGCAATGGCTGTGAAATTGAGATTTTTGCGGCTATTACGCCATTATGGGATCCTGAGCGATTTGGTTTTAAGCT is part of the Sulfurospirillum arsenophilum NBRC 109478 genome and encodes:
- a CDS encoding hydrogenase large subunit yields the protein MKCDKFIEALATKIKILEVTRQCEDQVTALVELNDLPEAVRFLYYDMGGYLSTMIANDERSINKHYALYYALSMEGGKMFAGDEIAQDEKCFVTVKVLISPDNLTYPSVTPLVPACVWYEREAYDMFGLVAEGLPDKRRLVLSDDWPNDLFPLRKDAMDYRYRPDMCSHYDEPEYEFLRPEGSGIIDVPLGPLHITADEPGHFRLFCDGDTIVDADYRLFYQHRGMEKLAENRMNYDQMGYLAERVCGICGYAHAIACIEAAEKAINLEIPARAQAIRIICSEIERLHSHLLNIGLACEVTGNYNAFMHIFRIREYSMKLAELVTGGRKTYGNVVMGGLRRDITGIEIKESLRILQIIETQVEEVWDAVMDDQRQMKRWKGVGILDKQVARDFSAVGPNIRGSGIKRDTRYDHPYDFFKQIEFDVSFVEGGDVFAREMVRYMELKSSVSIIRQCFELMPQTAIIVDPKFHVKPEDFALAYVEAPRGENVHWIMQGSAQKVFRWRCRAATYNNWPSLRFQFRGNTIADAALIVCSLDPCYSCTERITVVDIKSKKSKILTNKDLKDFSKTLKNSPMRSLR
- a CDS encoding formate hydrogenlyase complex iron-sulfur subunit gives rise to the protein MMKLLDISKKYGEITHKYPFEPYKVAANFRGKPAYIYDLCIGCAACGIACPSNAITVVFNDDKSKLVWEFDCGRCIFCGRCDEVCPTGAIKLSEEFELAVKFDKSALIQRGELDVQYCTECKKPFSAKRLIKYSFECLSKANVSDKRLEEAKNYLCMCPTCKKTATVATFTSGKEMVIE